Proteins from a genomic interval of Solirubrobacterales bacterium:
- the moaC gene encoding cyclic pyranopterin monophosphate synthase MoaC, protein MDHLTHLDESGAARMVDVGDKAVTDRRAVAGGRVSMFPETAALVAAGNAPKGDVIGTARIAGIQAAKRTAELIPLAHNVPLSFVDVRLDVDAEAGIVTIECEARTMDRTGIEMEALTGCSVAALTLYDMVKGVERGVRIEGIKLLEKSGGKSDWKASD, encoded by the coding sequence ATGGACCACCTGACGCACCTCGATGAAAGCGGCGCCGCGCGCATGGTTGACGTGGGCGACAAGGCTGTTACTGACCGACGCGCAGTTGCTGGCGGTCGTGTCTCGATGTTTCCCGAGACGGCCGCGCTAGTTGCTGCCGGGAATGCTCCCAAGGGCGACGTGATTGGCACTGCGCGCATCGCGGGGATCCAGGCCGCCAAGCGCACCGCCGAGTTGATCCCACTGGCACACAACGTGCCGCTGTCGTTCGTGGATGTTCGGCTCGACGTAGATGCCGAGGCCGGGATCGTCACTATCGAGTGCGAGGCGCGCACGATGGATCGAACCGGCATTGAGATGGAAGCGTTGACCGGCTGCAGCGTCGCCGCGCTGACCCTGTACGACATGGTCAAGGGGGTTGAGCGCGGAGTGCGGATCGAAGGGATCAAGCTGCTCGAGAAGTCCGGCGGCAAGTCCGACTGGAAGGCGTCTGACTGA
- a CDS encoding MogA/MoaB family molybdenum cofactor biosynthesis protein, with protein MRVAVLTISSSRKEHNDASGDALVEAIDAAGFDLSARELVSDDRSAIESKLKSLAGVADCVLTTGGTGITADDVTPEATLAVCDREVPGIAEALRASSTAETPMAMLSRAVAGTLGNTLIVNLPGSPKACRHCFAALEPVLEHASAQLNR; from the coding sequence ATGCGCGTCGCGGTGCTGACGATCAGCAGCTCGCGCAAAGAGCACAACGACGCCAGCGGCGACGCGCTCGTTGAGGCGATCGACGCGGCAGGGTTTGACCTCTCCGCTCGGGAGCTTGTCTCTGATGATCGCTCTGCAATCGAGTCGAAGTTGAAGTCACTCGCCGGCGTTGCGGACTGCGTACTCACGACGGGCGGCACCGGGATCACCGCCGACGATGTGACACCTGAGGCAACTCTGGCCGTATGCGATCGCGAAGTTCCGGGCATCGCCGAGGCGCTGCGTGCTTCGTCAACGGCGGAGACGCCGATGGCGATGCTCTCGCGGGCCGTCGCAGGGACGCTCGGGAACACGCTCATCGTGAACCTTCCCGGCAGTCCGAAGGCCTGCCGCCATTGCTTCGCAGCGTTGGAGCCTGTGCTCGAACACGCATCGGCCCAGTTGAACCGCTGA
- the modB gene encoding molybdate ABC transporter permease subunit produces MTALAHKRLAGTGFALAVGVAAAFVLVPLLALVTQISPHTALQELARPESMYALMISLGAVTCALLLIVAFGTPVAYLLARGERGPLLSALEVLFDLPLVLPPAVAGIALLAAFGEGGPIGELLAQFGLQVSFTRVAVVFALTFVAAPLYIRQAQTAFSACEPDVLESARTTGAGPMRHFMQVELPLARSGMLSGLALSGARALGEFGATMIFAGSVAGVTQTITLAIYGSLDANEDAAFALAVLLLVLTIAISVAARIYGSRPQWETR; encoded by the coding sequence GTGACCGCGCTGGCGCACAAGCGCTTGGCGGGCACCGGCTTTGCCCTGGCGGTCGGAGTCGCGGCTGCATTTGTTCTCGTCCCGCTGCTCGCGCTCGTGACGCAGATCTCGCCACACACGGCCTTGCAAGAACTCGCTCGACCCGAGTCGATGTACGCGCTGATGATCAGCCTTGGCGCCGTCACCTGCGCGCTGTTGCTGATCGTTGCCTTCGGGACTCCGGTCGCATACCTCCTCGCCCGCGGCGAGCGTGGCCCCTTGCTCAGCGCTCTCGAGGTCCTCTTTGATCTCCCGCTCGTTCTGCCGCCGGCAGTCGCCGGGATCGCGCTGCTCGCGGCGTTCGGCGAGGGCGGTCCGATCGGCGAACTGCTGGCGCAGTTTGGACTGCAGGTTTCGTTCACCCGCGTGGCCGTGGTGTTCGCGCTCACCTTCGTCGCGGCGCCGCTTTACATCCGCCAGGCGCAGACGGCCTTTTCGGCCTGTGAGCCCGACGTGCTCGAATCCGCGCGGACCACCGGAGCGGGCCCGATGCGTCACTTCATGCAGGTCGAGCTGCCGCTTGCCAGGAGCGGAATGCTCAGCGGGCTGGCGCTCTCGGGCGCGCGTGCGCTTGGAGAGTTCGGCGCGACGATGATCTTCGCCGGAAGCGTCGCCGGAGTCACGCAGACGATCACGTTGGCGATCTACGGCTCGCTCGACGCGAACGAGGACGCCGCTTTTGCGCTGGCCGTACTGCTGCTCGTATTGACGATCGCGATCTCAGTAGCCGCCCGAATCTACGGATCGCGTCCCCAGTGGGAGACGCGATGA
- a CDS encoding ATP-binding cassette domain-containing protein: MSTVNAEVRLERTEFDVDVSLRIEGAVALVGPSGSGKSSIIRALAGLEPEARGSIPDLEVGYLGQRDGLFPHMSALDNVAYPLRASGMRKREAREIGERALDELGLLASAKNLPAALSGGQRRRAALARALVPSREMYLLDEPFAGLDLDSAELVEQFILHRANIGGAPIVIAGHDLPRLRRICASILRIERGRIEQPARTVSGSTGPMRVRAQAPTLRSNGGRPSDCREGSR, encoded by the coding sequence ATGAGCACGGTCAATGCAGAAGTGCGTCTGGAGCGCACGGAGTTTGATGTCGATGTGAGTCTAAGGATCGAAGGCGCGGTCGCGCTGGTGGGACCATCTGGCTCGGGAAAGTCCAGCATCATCCGCGCCCTCGCCGGACTCGAGCCCGAAGCACGCGGCTCGATTCCAGACCTCGAGGTCGGCTACCTCGGTCAGCGTGACGGGCTGTTCCCGCACATGTCCGCTCTCGACAACGTCGCCTATCCGTTGCGCGCGTCAGGGATGCGAAAGCGTGAAGCACGTGAGATCGGCGAACGCGCTCTCGACGAACTCGGCCTGCTTGCCAGCGCCAAGAATCTCCCGGCGGCGCTATCTGGAGGTCAGCGCCGACGCGCCGCGCTGGCACGGGCGCTCGTGCCTTCACGCGAGATGTATTTGCTCGACGAACCGTTCGCCGGGCTGGATCTCGACTCAGCCGAACTGGTCGAACAGTTCATCCTCCACCGAGCGAACATCGGTGGCGCGCCGATTGTGATCGCGGGCCACGACCTCCCGCGACTTCGTCGCATCTGCGCGAGCATTCTTCGGATTGAGCGCGGCCGCATCGAGCAGCCAGCACGCACCGTCAGCGGTTCAACTGGGCCGATGCGTGTTCGAGCACAGGCTCCAACGCTGCGAAGCAATGGCGGCAGGCCTTCGGACTGCCGGGAAGGTTCACGATGA
- the moaA gene encoding GTP 3',8-cyclase MoaA: protein MTRGALVDTFGREIGDLRISVTDRCNLRCHYCMPAEGLAWAPKEEELEFAEIERLVSLFAELGVRSVRLTGGEPLVRRGLPELVERIAAIHAIEDISLTTNGILLESMIEPLIDAGLTRVNVSLDALTPERYREITRRNGLQKVLSGLAALERYPQLGPIKVNVVAVRGMSDLEILGFAELARRKPYVVRFLEFMPLDADEKWSDDVLLTGAEIRRVVESVHDLVPLPNESAATSSRFAFADNAGELGFVSPVSEPFCGTCDRARLTADGQLRTCLFALGETDLRGPMRDGVTNGELEDLISSAIWRKPIGHQIGNEFFTQPGRSMSQIGG, encoded by the coding sequence ATGACGCGCGGCGCATTGGTTGACACCTTCGGACGGGAGATCGGCGATCTGCGCATCTCCGTGACCGACCGCTGCAATCTTCGCTGCCACTACTGCATGCCAGCCGAGGGTCTCGCGTGGGCCCCGAAGGAGGAGGAGCTCGAGTTCGCAGAGATCGAGCGCCTCGTGTCGCTGTTTGCCGAGCTTGGGGTGCGCAGCGTGCGCCTGACCGGCGGCGAACCGCTGGTGCGGCGCGGACTCCCCGAACTGGTCGAACGCATTGCGGCGATCCACGCGATCGAGGACATTTCGCTCACTACCAACGGCATCCTGCTCGAGTCGATGATCGAGCCACTGATCGATGCGGGACTTACGCGCGTGAACGTGAGCCTCGATGCTCTGACGCCAGAGCGATACCGCGAAATCACGCGTCGCAACGGACTTCAGAAGGTGCTGTCTGGTCTTGCCGCGCTTGAGAGGTATCCGCAGCTCGGGCCGATCAAGGTGAACGTCGTGGCCGTGCGCGGCATGTCTGACCTCGAGATTCTCGGCTTCGCAGAGCTCGCCAGGCGCAAGCCGTACGTCGTGCGTTTCCTCGAATTCATGCCACTCGATGCTGATGAGAAGTGGAGTGACGACGTCCTGCTCACCGGCGCCGAGATCCGCAGGGTCGTCGAGTCGGTGCACGACCTTGTGCCGTTGCCCAATGAGTCGGCTGCGACATCCAGCCGTTTCGCCTTTGCCGACAACGCCGGTGAGCTGGGTTTCGTCAGCCCGGTGAGCGAACCGTTCTGCGGCACCTGCGATCGCGCGCGCCTGACCGCTGACGGTCAGCTCAGAACCTGCCTCTTCGCCCTCGGCGAGACCGACCTACGCGGCCCGATGCGCGACGGCGTCACCAACGGAGAACTCGAAGACTTGATCAGCAGCGCGATCTGGCGCAAGCCCATTGGCCATCAGATCGGCAACGAATTCTTCACGCAACCCGGACGAAGCATGTCCCAGATCGGCGGCTGA